A segment of the Panicum hallii strain FIL2 chromosome 1, PHallii_v3.1, whole genome shotgun sequence genome:
AGTATCACTGTAGGTTCCGAATTTGAATTCCCATATAAACAAATTTCAGACTTGTAACAAAAAAGTCACACCTTGTTTCCCCTGGTCGGCATGTGTAAACCAACATGCGGTGGCCGGGCCTTCATGTATGGGGCTGGTAGTGGTTTGGACATCAAAGCACAGGTTAAGGTTGGAAGCATAGGGGTTGGCATTCTGCAAATTTATGGGTGTAATCGGTTACTTGGTTTATTTCTGGTCTGGCTAAGAATTATGCAGGATCAGTCTAAGCTAGACCTTGTGCAGTATTTTATGAATTTATTTGGTTGGCTAcatatttttattttgttttggCCCACATAAGATTTTGTTTGAATAGCTGCATTGCTTTCTAGGCTGCATTGGTGTAGCTAGGTTTGGATCAAAACTTAGCCAGACAGGGTGCTAGACTGCATTGGTGTAGCTAGACTTGGGTCAAAACTTAGCCAGACAGGGCGCCGCGCAGCCTACACAACCGGAGACGAGCATTTGTATAGACCGTACATGATCATTTGCACAACCGGAACTATTCAAGCTACCAAACATCCAAGCTGCACTACGCAGGTCTGGATAGATCCTTATTGCAGCCTACCAATCACAATATGTATAGCTTCCCAAAGCACATTTATTATATAGATTCTGGTGCTGCAAATTCGTACGATCTCGTGACTATCGGATTTGACCTCACCATGCTCTCCATAGTACCGGACCCGCCACTTCCGACCGTGCTGTGGCCGCATGCACCGGCGCCCTGCGCGCTTCTCGTGCTATGGCCGCGGCCGCACGGATCTGTCGTGGCCAGGCGCACCCTACCTGCGGCATGCGGAAGCTCGCCGCCCCCACTGCACCGTGGCGCCCCGCAGCACGCGGACCCTCACCGCCCCTGCTGCCGTGCCGCTGCGGTCGCAATCGCCAGAGAATGAAGAAGAAAGAGTGAATAAACTAGATTTTGTAAAACATTGATCTAGGTTCTGGAAACTGTTGAATCAATCCTTTTAGGATATTGAAATAGGTTGTGAAAAATATTGATGGttgtatttttttttcaaaatgttGATTTGCATTTATGTAAAATGTTGAATTTGTTATTATTAAGATGTTGAAATATGTTCTGAAAAATATTGATGGttgtatttttttttcaaaattttgATTCGTGTTCACGTAAAATGTTGGATCTGTTACTTTAAAATGTTGATCTATTTTCTTAGAAAATGTTGAATCTAATTTTTGAAATGTTGAATTTTCAGAGCTCTAATTTTAATCTAATGGACTTGAAAATGCTCACAAGTTATATAGGAGCTCCCGGTAGCATCCCCATGCGTGGCTCTCGTGACCTTTCTCGGCTGGACTCCGGCCGGTTGAGCTTTCTTAGCGTAATACCGTGGGGATAATCTTCTCTCCGTTTTTGATAGGTTGATGCGTCACACCTTCCATCCCGTGCCCATAAACACGGCGAACGAAAGGCGCGCTGTTTGAAGAGGGCACAGGAGGCATCCGCATCGGCACCGGGCCACCGCGGCTGCTCGGGCGGCGCAAGCGACAAACTGGTGAACGACGAGGTGCTCCTACGTGTCTGGTGAGATCTGGAGGTTAGTGAATTGTTATGGAGGATTTTGACGCCCGTGCTTTGCTCCTTTTATTTTCCTCTGGTTCCCCGTCTCTGGAGAGTTCTAGAATGACCCGGAACGCTCACGAGGAGTTGTCCGATTCTCATAATCCCagaggatccaaacaggccccaTGATACGCCGTGACGTGCAGGTTCGTTTCCAGGTTGGAACAGGAGCGACTTTTTAGCTAGCTCATGGTGCCTAAATTTCTCGGCAAAATTTCCTTTTTACGTCCTGCCCACAGCTCGACTCACTGCCCGAGAACAACAGAAGAAGACACCGCCGAGTCCGTGGCCGGCCCGTCGACATCTACTCCCAACCTGGGCCGCGTGGATTTTGTTCGTGTCATGGTTCCGCAGTGCCAGATTGCTCGGCCCACAGCCCACCCGCGGCCCAACAGGTAATGAACGGGCCGTTCATGGACGGGCTCCTGGGCCGCAAGGGCTGATGCACTAGAGGAAGAGGCCATTTTACTAGAGACCACCATCGTTGGGAGTTTCGGATAGCGCAAGGCAAACCGCTGGAGCTCGTGTGGAAAGTATTCTGCTCTCCTTTTCTcgcgaggaaggagaaggaccgaggaggagttaCACGTCGCTGTTGGTGGCACAGTCCGAAGGCAACGGCGTCTCGTCCGGGAGCGGAGAGCCGAGAGCAACGTGGCGGTGGGCCCGTCCGCAATCATCCACTCGGGTACTGCTGGTGCCCGTGGGCCCGCCCACGGGATGCCCAACCATCCATCCCTCTCCCTGCTGCCCCTGCTGCCTGCACGCACGCCCTTCGCTTCTCTTCGCCGCGTCCGAGCTCGGCCACGGTAAGTTTCCTGCTTCCGGGAGAAGCGAGCGGTAGCCGTCGGCGCGCGGGAAAGGCCACCACCGGCCGGCCCGTCGTGTGGCGCGAAAAGATCACCCGCCCAACAGCACCGGCGCCACGTGGGTGGGGGCGAGGCTGCTTGGCCTCGAAAGGCGAGCGTGGCGTCACGTCGCGGGCCCGGAGAGATTCCCGTGCGGCCACCACCGTGCCCGGCGGCCGCTGTCACGGGCCGGATTCGGAATCTCGAGATCTCGCCATTCCGCGGGCCCGCACAAGCGCGCGGGGCCACCTTGCCAGAGCCGTGCCTCCCCGACCCCCGGGAGATGATGATGCGAGAAAACGGGAAAACGTGGCCCCACGAGGCCTCGACGGCACGTGACGGGCGTGAATTTTCCCCGATTTGAGAAATCTTTTGTTTGGTGCTGTGCTGCTGGTGCTGGAGTAGCTGCTCAGCAAAATTGGCCACTCATACTGCACGACGTGcacgatatcatgcttagtacTAGCATAATTTACTATCAAATTGCATACATGGCCACGACCGTGCCTCGAGATCACGCTAGATCGTCTCACGTGGCGTCGAGTCATCTCCCTAAGCGATTTGTAAGATTATTAGGAGAGGAGGAGTCACCAGCCCAAGTGCTATTTAGAAAATCCAGCCGGATCTTTACGGATGGTGACAGTTTTATGTGGACATCACAGTGATCGTGTGCAAAGAAGACCACTGAGAAGTTTGCATGGAGAGAACCTTGCTTGCTAGTTTATGCTCTCCATCCTAAATATTAGTCGTTTTGTTTTTTATTCATAGTTTTTCTATGTATCTACGTGCATACTATGTTAAAATGAataataatttggaatggatgGAGTAGTAAATCTTCTATTGCAAATGCAAGGTGCTGTTTTAGCCTTCTCCACTGTTTTTTTCCTTAGTGTAATAAGTCACCCTAGGACCAGCCACTTATTGCAAAAATGTGTACATGAAGACCTTAAATTCATGCCAATGCTTTTGTTGAAGCCCCAGTGAGTACCATCAATTTTCTTTGATTTATCTGCTCTCTTCACAATCTTTGGATAGGAGGAAAAAAATAAAGCGGGAATAGGAGGGATTCTTATCTTAGCTTTGCTGCACAAGGAAAAAGATTTTTGGTTTCACTGGAGGAGGTGGATCGAGAGGTAAAATGTAAAAGACACAACGCTCCAAACCAACCATTATGTCCACACTCTAAAAGAGACCCTTGCAACATCATCCAGCTCCATACGATTGGACTTCATTTTCCCCTCCCAAGAAAAGCTAGATGTCAGTGAGCGTATTTTAAAACCAATTAAATCATATCATTCTTCCACATGGCAATGCCCCATGTCTACTTCAATCAATTTTGAAACAGACACCTATTTTTGcctttttataaaaaaaatgctTCTATCTCTATGCTAAAAAATCGAGTCAGTTGTACTATGTGGGTCCATTGCCATAGCCGATCGGGGGGAGCGGCTGCCACGTCAGTCCTGTCAGCATCCAGACTCCGCACGCCCACCGACTCCTGGCGCGACCCCTCGACACCCGTTTCACTGTCAAGCCGGACCCACAGGCATCCGGTCCCACAGACCAGTGGAGCGACGCCAACACTGCGAAATATCTACCCGCGGCGCCCCTCCCCCGCGTCCGACCTGCCCCCGCGCACCGCTCGCGAGACGACTCGCGATTCGGGCGGTGACCGGTTTCTCGCCGTCCGCCTATAAATTTGGCCCCGCAAAGCCCTCCtaacccctccctctctcccgctgccccccccccccccaccccccaaaTCTGCGCAGCGCCTTTGCCAGATTTCCCGCGGCGACGAAGATGGTTGGGAGCGTGGGCAGCGGGCTGGCGGATCTGGGCGCCTCCATGAACCGGAACGGGAaggcggcaacggcggcggcggagccgcTCCCGATGGAGATGGACCCGCCGGCGGACGTGatggcggcggctgctgctgctgcggcggcggccgagggtaaggcggcgggggaggaggcggCCTCGAACGGGAGGAGGGAGATCGTGATGGGGAGGAACGTGCACACCTCCTGCTTCGCGGTCAAGGAGCCCGACGCGGACGACGAGGAGACCGGCGAGCGGGAGGCCACCATGGCCAGCGTCCTCGCGCTCTACCGCCGCTCGCTCGTCGAGCGCACCAAGCACCACCTCGGTACGTCGCGCCTTCCACGCCCCCGGCCCCGTCGGTTCCTCGCTTTCGTCCTCTTGCGCGCCACCTCGATCTGGGTCGGCTGTGGCCTGATCTCGTGACACGCGTGTGCGCCGGACGGTTTGGTGGGGCGGCCGTCCGTGTCATTGCCTTTCTTAGTGTCGTCTTGTGCTCCGGTATTTTTGTTACTCGACCGAGCCAAAATGCCGTTGAAAAGTACACTCACAGCGGGGGTGGTGCTTCAATCGCGTGGCGTTTTTTATGCAGGAAATTTTTCGTGTGCCTATGGCATTTCCGGTGCGAATCCACAATTTTAGATCACTGTTACTTTTACAGCGTGCAATAATACTGGAGCGGGACATATGGGTAGCAAACTATCAATCCACCTCAAGATACTGTATTACTTCCTCCGTACCACCTTTTACCCAAAATTTATAATATAAGACGCGTTTTCTCTGTACGTACGTGTATCGATACGGTAATACTAGTATTGATAGAGAGAATTAAATACGTCCGTTCGTCTTTGAATCAGATATGGTTACGCCTTAAGTACTGAGAGCTTGTATACTGAGACGGTCTTTCTAAAATTAAAATGAAGTGTCAGGCTTTGATGTCCGGCTCTTGTTTCACACATCTGCTGCTGGTGCATTGGGGTGGTTGTGAAATACAGATTGACCTGTATGCATCTAATTGAGCAAAGACACCTAAGCGCAGATTTTCTTTGGTGACAAAATTTAGCATACTTCAAATTTTTGTTCTTGTCAACTTTAATACAGGTCTAATCTACATAATAGATCTTATACATGTGAACCGAATCACCACAAATTTATCTCCATCAGCACTACATGTGTTTTGCTGCAACTAAGGGAAGGCTCTCTGCTTCTTTTGAAAGATTCCAACATTTACTATTAAAAAGGACTCGATGGTATCTGCATAAGTATTGATCCATAATTGCTTTTGCCATAGGTATGGATCTATACCTGAATGAACGATGAGCACACAAGCAGCTGAGGTTCCTTTTGTTGCAAAACTATTAAAGGGAACCTCTTGTGAAAAGAAGATGCCCTTTGAGTTTCATTTGCTCTACCTTTCAAATTCATACTGAAACTCTTAGCAAACTTCAAATTGTGATACAGTGCAAGTCCTGAATTGTAATGAAAACGCTAGAAAGTTCTACACTCTGTCAGAATATTTGGTCCCTGTGAGGCAGTGTTTATGCCGAAAATGACACTCTTCTATAACCAGAGGGAATAATTTGTAATAAATGCAGCCTAAGCATAAATCTGAACTCTGGAGTTCAGCAGGACAGACAGCAGTTATATAGATATCTTTGTAATAGAACTAAAAACAGACAGGAATTAATTTGGTTATCTCACATCCCTTTTATTTTCTTGAAGGCTACCCATACAATCTGGACTTTGATTACGGTGCATTGGGCCAGCTGCAGCACTTCTCCATTAACAACCTTGGAGACCCCTTCATTGAGAGCAACTATGGTGTCCATTCCAGGCAGTTTGAGGTCGGAGTGCTGGATTGGTTCGCTCGCCTCTGGGATTTAGAAAAGGATGAATACTGGGGATACATTACTAACTGTGGTACAGAAGGAAATCTGCATGGGATTCTTGTTGGGTAATACATCAAAAGTCATTGATACTTGCACACATCTTCAATCTGCAATTTAACACTGCTTATGTGAAATGTCACTTTTCACCTAATATTCTTTATTAACTGTCTACAGGAGGGAGGTGTTCCCTGATGGAATCTTGTATGCCTCTCGTGAGTCTCATTATTCAGTATTCAAAGCTGCCAGAATGTACAGGATGGATTGTGTCAAAGTCGACACCCTCATGTCTGGGGAAATAGATTGTGCTGATTTCCAGAGAAAGATATTGCAGAACCGTGACAAGCCTGCCATCATTAATGTTAACATTGGTGAGTTTTAACCTCCAAGACTAGTAATGTCTTGGCTTCACATGTGTTCTGCTTTTAAACAAAATTGCTGTGCAGGAACAACTGTTAAGGGGGCAGTCGATGATCTAGACTTGGTTATCAAAACTCTCGAAGAAAGCGGTTTTGAAGACCGGTTTT
Coding sequences within it:
- the LOC112889944 gene encoding serine decarboxylase 1, whose amino-acid sequence is MVGSVGSGLADLGASMNRNGKAATAAAEPLPMEMDPPADVMAAAAAAAAAAEGKAAGEEAASNGRREIVMGRNVHTSCFAVKEPDADDEETGEREATMASVLALYRRSLVERTKHHLGYPYNLDFDYGALGQLQHFSINNLGDPFIESNYGVHSRQFEVGVLDWFARLWDLEKDEYWGYITNCGTEGNLHGILVGREVFPDGILYASRESHYSVFKAARMYRMDCVKVDTLMSGEIDCADFQRKILQNRDKPAIINVNIGTTVKGAVDDLDLVIKTLEESGFEDRFYIHCDGALFGLMIPFVKKAPKVTFKKPIGSVSVSGHKFVGCPMPCGVQITRLKHINALSSNVEYLASRDATIMGSRNGHAPIFLWYTLNRKGYRGFQKEVQKCLRNAHYLKDRLKEAGIGAMLNELSSTVVFERPKDEEFVRRWQLACEGNIAHVVVMPSVNIDKLDYFLDELVEKRATWYEDGISKPPCIARDLGEENCLCGLHK